A window of Anaerobacillus sp. CMMVII genomic DNA:
AAGCACTTCAGGTGTAAAAAGCTATGAGGAACTACAAGAAATGCTCATACAATATCCAACTAGAGAAGAAATACTAATCTAACTAAGGAGTGTAGATAATGCTAGTTACATTAAAAGAAATTTTATCTAAAGCAGAAACACAGAACTTTGCAATAGGTGCTTTTAACTCCCCGACATTGGAAGCTGCAAGGGCCGCAATTGAAGCAGCCGAGGAGCTAAAGGTACCTATAATCTTGTCGCATGCAGAAGTACACTTCGAAATTCTCCCATTAGAAATCCTTGGGCCACTTTTAGTAGATCTTGCAAGAAAGGCAAGCGTACCAGTAACAGTTCACCTTGATCATGGCTCAAGTCTTTCTGTCGTAAAAAAAGCCATCGAAATGGGTTTTAGTTCTGTGATGATTGATGCCTCTCATATGAGTTATGAAGAAAATGTCAAAACAGTAAAAGAAGTAGTCGAGTACGCCCACTACCATAATGTGTCCGTAGAGGCTGAATTAGGGGTGATCACTTCATCTGGTATCGGTGGTGAGGAAACAGTTGAAGGACAACAGGATCTAAATAGTGATATCACTGATTACTATACAGATCCGATGATTGCCAAGGATTTTGTAGAAAGAACTCAAATAGACGCATTGGCTGCATCATTTGGAACAGTACACGGGATATATGTAAAAAAACCAAACTTAGACTTTGAAAGACTAAAGGCTATTTATGAACAAATCGGAAGACCAGTCGTTATGCATGGTGGTTCTGGATTA
This region includes:
- a CDS encoding class II fructose-bisphosphate aldolase produces the protein MLVTLKEILSKAETQNFAIGAFNSPTLEAARAAIEAAEELKVPIILSHAEVHFEILPLEILGPLLVDLARKASVPVTVHLDHGSSLSVVKKAIEMGFSSVMIDASHMSYEENVKTVKEVVEYAHYHNVSVEAELGVITSSGIGGEETVEGQQDLNSDITDYYTDPMIAKDFVERTQIDALAASFGTVHGIYVKKPNLDFERLKAIYEQIGRPVVMHGGSGLSETDYIKAINCGVRKINYYSYAARAGAHAVKDFINKNENIFYHDLTMVAKDAIKEDVKRAMRIFSNGSTQLQSN